The genomic window CGACGCGCTTGTCAAAGCCGCCGAAGACGGGTCTTGCAAACACATCGTGCATCTGAGTTCCGCCGTGGTCTATGACAGCTGGCCAAACGGGCCGATCACCGAGCGCAACCCGATCACGCCGGAAGATGTGCAAAGCTATCGCGGTTCCAAAATTGCGATGGAACAGAGACTGTTGCAGGGGAAATGCGACGCCGCCATCTTGCAGCCAACCATCGTCTACGGCCCCGGCAGCGCGCTCTGGACCAACGGGCCATTGGCGATGATGCGCCGGGGCGGCATCATCCTGCCCGACCCGCCCGGACAATGCCCGGCCGTGCATGTCGATGACGTGGTGCAGGCCGCCCTGCGCGCGGCGTCATCGCCCCGGGCCGGGGTCGAGCGATACCTGATCAGCGGGCCGGACATGTTGGGATGGAAGACGTTTTTCGAAGGCTACGCCCGCCTTGCCGGATGCGGAGAGGTTCGGATTGATCCGGTTGCAAACCCGGCCCCGCCCCCGCCGCCCAATGACAGTGCGCCCGCAGGCCCCTCTCTGGCGGGGCAGCTCAGCGCGCATCTGCGCCACCTTGTCGGGCGCCGCCGGGTCGAGGCCGCCGCGGACTGGGCACGGTCCGTTCAAGCCCGGCTGGCGAACCCCCGGCCCGTGCTGCCTGACATGGCCGGGCGCAGGCTTTTTGCCGGCCTGCCAGAGGTTTCAACCCGACATGCACAGGATCAGATCGGCTATGC from Ruegeria sp. YS9 includes these protein-coding regions:
- a CDS encoding NAD(P)-dependent oxidoreductase, whose protein sequence is MTEKHVDPRPGDGLAGQRVVVTGATGFIGRRLIDALLKLECDVTALLRTRHGAAALEQAGAKAQVCPLHPGPALTQALDGAAALFHLAYDFRAPGAENLAAFDALVKAAEDGSCKHIVHLSSAVVYDSWPNGPITERNPITPEDVQSYRGSKIAMEQRLLQGKCDAAILQPTIVYGPGSALWTNGPLAMMRRGGIILPDPPGQCPAVHVDDVVQAALRAASSPRAGVERYLISGPDMLGWKTFFEGYARLAGCGEVRIDPVANPAPPPPPNDSAPAGPSLAGQLSAHLRHLVGRRRVEAAADWARSVQARLANPRPVLPDMAGRRLFAGLPEVSTRHAQDQIGYAPRVFFDEWIESMRKQSAP